Genomic window (Gemmatimonadota bacterium):
GCCCGCGCCGCCGGAGTACCCAGGAACAGGCTCAGCGCCGGCTTGCCTGCGCTCAGCGAGGCGAAAGGGTCGCCGGCGCGGTGCGGGCGATCGCCCACGCCGTCACCGTCCACGTCGAACAGACCCACCTCGCCCCAGTAGTTGCCGCGACCGTCCACCGTCCACTCGTTCACGCCGCTACCCGCCCTGCGCACGGGTGTGCGGTTGCCGACGATGGCGTTCTCCCCGAAGCGATTGGCCTCGGCGCTGGACAGCATGTCGATGCCCACGCCGTTGCCCACGACCGCGTTGTGGGCGAACAGGCTGCGCGTGGCGTTGTCCATGAACAGCCCTATCCGGTTGCCCTCGATCCGGTTCTGCTCCGCGACGATGTCCTGCGACGTCTGCAGG
Coding sequences:
- a CDS encoding NosD domain-containing protein, encoding LQTSQDIVAEQNRIEGNRIGLFMDNATRSLFAHNAVVGNGVGIDMLSSAEANRFGENAIVGNRTPVRRAGSGVNEWTVDGRGNYWGEVGLFDVDGDGVGDRPHRAGDPFASLSAGKPALSLFLGTPAARALSWAERAFPVFDLAHVEDPRPLLRPPEGVPISTQAQGPGFAGDLPALALATLLLALVPLGLGRLGRFTRRAAT